TGAAAGGTCAAGAGTGCTTCCACATAGTACTGGTagcagtatttttttaaatagcaagcCAAATGAAAATATTTCCTCAATAGGATTTACTTACAACACTAAGCCagaagaaaacacttttggacTGGAATCTTTGACTCGCAACTCTCTCTTTGACCCTCTCATAGGCCTACCACTTATAAATCTTAACAGGAACATGCCTGAAAATCCCCAAAGTCTTTCACCTAAACCATCACTTAGTGACTCTTTCAATTATTTGAATACATCCAACATCAAAGTAGACTTAGGCCTTCATGTTAGTGATCAGTATACTAATAACTCCGATGGTTTATCCTTAAAAACTGGAGATGAAAATGTTCTGACATCTGCTAAGAAGAAATGGCACTCTTTTGATTCTAGTCTAAAGTGCTCTGAACCAGTGATGGAACCTGTTGTCTCTGACACTCAGAAGCCATCTTACTCAGACATTGCCAAAACACCAAAATTAAATAAACCTGAAAATATTACATCTGCAGAGACTGCCAGTAAATTTCAAGCATTCAAACAAGTTAAGAAAGATACAATGCCCTCACGGCCTCCTGTAAAAAGGACATCTTCTGGCTCCAAGTACTGGCCTAAATCTAATCAGGGCACTGATACTGAACAGTCTAAACCACCTACAATGTCTCGATATGGTTTAGATCATTTCAGTGAACACACAATCTCTCCAGGCAGCCAAAGTGGCAGCTCAGAAAATTTAGCCCAATCGACACGGAGTCGAACCGGTAGTGGCAGTAGTGCTGAAGGCTCATCTAGTGCACCTGATGACTTGAATTCTAAGCTATCTTTTGCTGATTCCAATCTACTTCATCAGGAGCAAAAATCTGAGAAGGTTTTCAAAGCTCCATCTCCAACTGAGCATGTTTTCTTTGATCCTAGGAGAATCTTTCAGACAAAAGCCAATAACAAATCTAAATTACAGCCACAAGCCAAGCTAAAAGAGACCAATGTGCATGATCGAGGTAAAATACAAAGTGAAACAGTATTGAATAACGATAAGCCCACAGCCAGCAATGCTTCATCTAAACTCTCTTCCAGTGCCCGTCAGCATGACTACATTAACAATGACCTTCGAGATGCCAATAAACTGACCAATCAAATTTCAGCTGAGAATGGACAAAGCAGCATGAATAAAAATGAAGATACTCTAAGGGTGAAAGAAAATCGTTCTGTGAAACGACCCGGAGGAAGggtaaattgtttattttatttaactttttttgtttattaatataaaattttatagTTAATCCCTTAGAATATTTCCAACTGCATTGTGTTTTACAAACTTTGTATTAAGGCCAGTGGAGTTTACAGAAGACACAAGAGTGCAGATAATGGACACATGGAAAATGACAGTAAAAGAGATGACACTCAGCATCATCAGGGAAACCCCAGATTTTTAGTGCAACTTTTTGCTAGAGATAAAATAGGTTTGTACTTTTTaagtaaatttatatttttttcagggGAAGAGTAAGTAAAATTACAAGAGCTCAATGCTTGATGGATACTTCACGTTTATCTGTACCCTACAATTTATGTATGCCAGAATGCAGCTCCTGCAAGGTCATGTTCAAATCATCAGTATCTACCTCATGATTTAAACCTAGAATCTTAAGATGCAGTAGCCAAACAATTATCCCATGGACTTTCACAGTGGAATggaattaaaaatttttttttttttttaaattagattttttccaAGCTTCTAAAATATTCttgttattaaatattacttCTTGTTATTCAgtcattcaattcattttcttgtAACTGATACAAATTTAATGTTATCTCTTATTCTTCAATTTTGATGATTATAAAGAATTatattaatacaatttttttttttaatattatttatatttttgcaACCAAGTCTTTTACAAATGTAACTagtttataaagtttatatttttatttttaatgctatacAGAGGAGATTTTCATTCTTTTTCGGGAAACTATCTCACATTACGGAAAACTGCTGTTAACACACTTGATTCATTGGCTGTTACTTTTCTTCAGATTGATATTTTATCTGTAAGTACCTGTTGATAAGACATTAACTTAGACTttgaattttaatcaaattatagATTTATACCTCTTTTCCCTTCCATcaataagaagaaaaatatttacatagttAATTTCATAATAATTGTtatttgtaatgcacaattggaTAGCTTTTCTTCAtggatcattattattatttatttagattGCATAGTTTCTGTCAGTAAAATTAGagttagaaaataaaaagaaaaaaaaaaaggctgatcTTCTTAAtgttatataattaaaaatgaatacTTTAAATGATATTATCTTTATTTCGTTGCGCTTTATGAGCAGCTTTTGTTTTCGAAATGAATCTTGAAAAAACTTTATAGAAAATCATCTGAATTCATTGAATTTTATGGTaggcaattaaaaacaaaacttaagtTAATTTTAATTGCTCATTGATCTCTAGttatatgtttttaatttttttttatcacagtgCTGTAGGAGGCTTTAATTTAGCTTTAATTGTAATGTCTGCTGTCTTGCATTGGCTGAAACtgaagttttcaaaagattccCCTGACACCAAGGGCAGTTCTTGGAGTCCTAGAGACTCTTTACGTCGCCGTGTTGGACTGGAAGAAAATATTACATTACCATCAACAGGTAATAAAAATCTTTATGTATTACATTTACCGCTTTTCTAGTTTTATACTCTAGTGGCACATCCCTGATcttttaaatagatattttttatactctagctttatctttttattctagtgttatgtactagtttagagagcaTATTggttttgttagacaaatatatttttttgagcGACGTAAAGTAGTGAcatagtaagacagactaatgactaGCAGACTTAGATGAACAAGGGAGCAACATGGCGATAGTATAGAAGTAGTTTATTTTGGCTGTTAGTTAGAAGTAGCGACGTTTATGAAGACTGGATGGATTTCCCAGTGATAAATAAAGGTGTCATTTTATATCAGTGAAAGTTGTTATTAAGTACATTGTtaacttgtaatgttctgtggctaatgtgaaGTAATTAGTAATATAGAagtgaagtcagattagattagcccaacACTAGGACttcattcatctcatttatatCATTATACTCTAGCACATCTGAGGGATGTTACATGTCCACTAGACTTCATTCTCTTTACAGCTTTCAGGGTTGCAGACCATTTTGAATTGATTGCAACATCCTTCAACAGGTTTCCACAGATTTGTTGCATCACCTATGTGCTGTTGA
The DNA window shown above is from Biomphalaria glabrata chromosome 5, xgBioGlab47.1, whole genome shotgun sequence and carries:
- the LOC106064337 gene encoding dnaJ homolog dnj-5-like, translating into MDSKEDALGKISRQLASMSGHRNEMSNDSSMWTPFSGISAQTTDVPFGNLYTWNPMDLPDFEPLTPSPGAANVPTYLDLTEQSRLSEVHSNQMLSHQGLESQKYISVDAAERRPALRDGISPHGYTILGQNTIPSSYQYEPLGALSHTQSSTSNQSNHSERSRVLPHSTGSSIFLNSKPNENISSIGFTYNTKPEENTFGLESLTRNSLFDPLIGLPLINLNRNMPENPQSLSPKPSLSDSFNYLNTSNIKVDLGLHVSDQYTNNSDGLSLKTGDENVLTSAKKKWHSFDSSLKCSEPVMEPVVSDTQKPSYSDIAKTPKLNKPENITSAETASKFQAFKQVKKDTMPSRPPVKRTSSGSKYWPKSNQGTDTEQSKPPTMSRYGLDHFSEHTISPGSQSGSSENLAQSTRSRTGSGSSAEGSSSAPDDLNSKLSFADSNLLHQEQKSEKVFKAPSPTEHVFFDPRRIFQTKANNKSKLQPQAKLKETNVHDRGKIQSETVLNNDKPTASNASSKLSSSARQHDYINNDLRDANKLTNQISAENGQSSMNKNEDTLRVKENRSVKRPGGRASGVYRRHKSADNGHMENDSKRDDTQHHQGNPRFLVQLFARDKIEEIFILFRETISHYGKLLLTHLIHWLLLFFRLIFYLAVGGFNLALIVMSAVLHWLKLKFSKDSPDTKGSSWSPRDSLRRRVGLEENITLPSTGEEAMKRLLACKGKDPYSILGLRADSTDEEIKKYYRKQAVLVHPDKNQEPGAEEAFKILGHAFEMIGDSSKRKTYDSHTQEANEAEAMREFAEMLSKLQTKIQEAANIMPCDNCHGKHQRFPVERPFYSARFCQRCNVFHAAKEGDVWAETTMLGFRWHYYALMENHVFDITQWMACHKEYFKHMKANYHNVTYRIATEGNKRNKRQAGEPSLEDFINHLINKSAAASEGQSSSWGQSHTPPDDNSWNHSHPGTTGSKQKGRRKKKR